The genome window AGAGAGAGGGGTGTAGTTTCCTTATAACCCTTTGCTCGTCAACATCTCCCTTGCGACTGATCCAGGTACAGAATCACCAAAGATGCGAACCTCGACGAATGGATTTCCAAGTCTGCCCTCCTCCACATGAGAaccacaccaccaccatcgcAGCCCTCACTCCCGGTCAGGAATGCCACTGCTCGACCGCCGTCTGGCCAAGGACCTGTCCAAGGACCCAAGCCTCGGGGATGCTCGAGATCCATCTCCCTCCCAGCCTCCTCAAGAAAACCTATTTAGAACAGGTGACGTTTGCCTCTCCACAAGAAGCACTTGCTCCTATGGGTCTACGCCTAGTTGGACGAACAGACGACCAAAAAGGATAAGAAAGCTAGACCGGTCTGGTGGAAGTCGACAGAGAATCCAATACGCAGGTAATCCATTTCGAGAGACCCAACCACGCAATATCCACTccaaaaagagaaagccaagGAAGCAGACCAAGCTTGACGAGAGAAAGAAGGGAAACAAGAGGAATGCAAGCATCGCTAGCTTCGCTCAAAAAAGTTGCCTTCCTCTCTGCCCATCCATAAACCCTCCGAGCGTAGCAGACTCGGCAGACCGAGACATCCTGACGGCGAGACAGGAGGTGCGCCGCCCAGGCAAAAAAAGAAGCGGAAGCAAAACCGTTCGAAGAAGAGAGGCCCAACCAACAGTAAGTGAAAAACGTGAAACCCAATAGAGAAGTAGAATCGAATGCCAGATCACGTAGAAAGGGATCGGGGGGGGCGTGGGGCCGGACCACCGCCCCGATGTGAGACATCTTCCCCTCCATTCCAAGCGGTGGAGGTATTCCTGGTCCCGCATTCTTCATGTCCGACCCTTGCTTCCACCGGGTTTCCACCTCCGAAGTTCTCAGAgccagaaaagaaaagacaaAAAAAAAGGACAACGATGCTCTAGATCGTGAGTGGGTATATTATTCATATGGTGGATATGGCATACAAGCGGAAACAAAAAAGGACAAGTTCGTGACCCAAACGCCATGGCCTTTTTCGGCTTATGCCTACCACCTTTAAGTAATCCCTCCCCTCAACACTCACCCCGACTCCTTCTCGTCGTCGGTAAACTACTGACCCAAATTCTCTCACTTGTACTAGTCTTACACCATGATCCTCCTCAGCCCCTCCGTGCCTCCCAGGACGCGTCGGCCAGTGACCGCACACCGCCCCTGTCCGCTCTCCCACTTGCCTTCCTTGTCTCCCATGAAATCTTCCTGCATCGGATGCAAACCCTCCACCCACCGGTGAATGCACGTGTAGCAGTACACAATACCCGTCTGACACGCCGTCGGTGTAACGATGGGATCCTCGCAAATAGGGCACAGCGCCGAGTCCTCGGGCGCAGTCACCGTATAGATGGGCAACAGCGAAGGCGTCGCGATAGGCGCCGTCTCAGCAGCCGGAACAGCCGCGTCCGCCGACTCGTCGTCGCCGCTAACCGCCTTCTCCTTGCCCTTGCCCGTCGCGGCAGCACCTGCTCTTCCAGCTCCTCCCTTGCCAGCCCCCAGGCCCGAGACCACAGGGGGCGGGAGATCCAGCGTCTCGGACGCCTTGCGCGACAGCTGCTTGGCAAAGTCGGACGCGTGCCACCACTCGAGAAACTTGAGCGCAAAGATGCTCATCGGCAGCAGCAGAGACAGGCTGGAGAGCAGACGCGGGCCCATCTCGCGCGGGGAGAAGAGGGATCTCCACCCGGGCGGCGCGCCGGGCTTTCCGTTCGccttgccgccgccgctcgtGAGCGCGTCAATGGCCTGGTAATCGGCGCCCGTCATCCTCCTCATGCGGGTGCCGATGAGCCACAGGAACGGGTTGTGGTACTTGCTGTTGTCAAACAGGTAGGCCAGGTTGAACGACAGCAGCGCAAAGTAGTAGGCCGCGTTGACGCTCGGGTAGATGTTGCGCAGGAACCAGCGGTAATAGTGCAGGAAGCGCTGCTTCAGCGTCGGGTTGGGCGGCATCTGGGTGTAGGCGGCGCCGAGGAGCGCCCGCGGCGCGTTCACCTCGTAACCCTCATCGAGCTTCCTCTGCAGGTAGGGGACGCCgacggcgacggcgaggttCATCCATATGTCCTTCGTGCCGAGCTTGAGGGTGTCCCGTACGACGGCGGGCGCGGAGGCGCTGGCGCGCGGGATCTCGGCGTGCAGGGCCTTTTCGCGCTTCAGGCCGTAAAAGTTCTCGGTGAAGCTGCCGCCGCGGGTCTTTAGGTAGTGGCGCTCGACGAGGAGCATGAGCAGGGCGTAGAGCTCATCGAAGGAGTTGAGGGCGCGCAGGAGGTAGCGCGGGTATCGTTGGGTCGCGATGGTGAGGAGGTATCGGATGGTGGGCGGGAGGAGGGAGTTGAGCTGCTGTTCGGAGATGAGCTCGAAGAGGGAGGGTTTCTGGTCGTCGAAGGAGCCCCGGAGGGCGGTCATGAACTCCATGGTGGACGAGGGCGGGCGGGCATCGGGGTTGACGTGATGACGATACCGTCAATGGTTTCTTGCTGCGAGTGCGCGGATGCAAAAGAGTGAGTTGCGCTGTTATCTGGGCATGGCGATGACGGATCAGGTGTCGTCGGGTGGGTTGGTGATAATGGAAGGCTGCAGATCTCCGTACAGGTGAGGTGGTTTATCTTATCGTCGGCGGTTGGTTTGTCAGAAGTTGGAGGTTGAACGTACCGAAAGGGATTTGCCGAGGCAGTTCCACTAGCGTGCCGAAGATAGGGACCAAGAACCCGGGGAAGCCAGCGGGGCCATTTGCTGTGGAAATGGAAGGGTACCCAAGAAAAGGTACCCATCCGGACCCCCAACCGAACTCAATTGAATTATAGCATCAGCAACTCGATCATTCTCACTTTAGATCGAGGCTCACTCATAGATCGCCTATCTATTCAGTCATCGCCTTCTGGTTGATTATCTGTGGCCTAGTACCCCATCGATGCCCTCATTGATTCAGCTTTCTTCCAACAGCTAGAGCCCGACTCGCTGTCAGCGACAGACGACACTCACTTTCtcatctcactctcactctcactctaaACTCACACGACGACACCTCATTCACAATGGGCATCCCATCCCAGTTCAAGTCCGTCTTCGAAGCCAAGGCAGGCGAAGAGCGCATCCAAGCCTGGCTGAACCTAGACAAGGACGACGCGGGCAACTTCAAATTCGGCGTACGTcccttccccccccccctttctcATCACATCTCACCCCGAGCAGAGTAAACATAAACCAGACTGACACAAAGAACCTCCAGAACTGGATGGGCGCCCTCATCCCCTCCATATCCCTCCTCTCCACCTCCCTCGCCCCCACCCCGCGCGCCACCTTCGCCTTCACCGTCCTCCCGGAGCACTGCAACCGCGCCGGCAACCTCCACGgcggcgccgccgccaccctCTTCGACTCCCTCACCACCATGCCCCTGGCCCTCGTCAACGACAAGCCGGGCTACTGGCAGTTCCTCGGCGTCTCCCGCACCATCAACTGCAGCTACCTCCGCCCGGCCCCCAACGGCGAGGAGTGCCTCGTCGAGTGCGAGATCGTCCAGATCGGCCGGACGCTGTGCCAGCTCAGGGGTACCCTCACGAGGCGGAGCGACGGGGTGGTGCTGGCTACGTGCGAGCATCACAAGTTTAACACTGATCCGCCCGCGAGCAAGTTGTGATTTGGAACGGCCTTGCTTCTATCTTTCTTTTTTCAGATGAATACGAGTGTAAGGAGTTTGGATGAGAAGAAACGTTGAGTGAGACTCACGATATCTATTACCCACGCGGCATACACATACAGCTGTAGACGTTACACATAAGCTAGAACAAATCCACAAAGCCAACAAAAACCATCAGATTCCACCAAACCCACCACCCGTATCCCATCACTGCTCTATAAGATGATGCCCACCAAGCACAAGATCCATAAGCTCGGAATCCGGCGCCGCCAACGCCGCCAAATCCTCCACCAGCTCCTCATCATCAATCTCGCCcccgtcatcgtcgtcgtcctccCCCCACTCCCCGACCACAAagtcctcgtcgtcgtcctcgtTGCTAGCCAGCTCCGCGTCAAAGTCCATGATGGGCAGGAAATCGTGAATGTCAATCTTCTTGTCGTCGCCGTCCTTGGGGCCCGGCGCCCGGTCCGAGACCTTGAAGTAGGCGCTGGGCCCGCAGGGGCCGTGGGGGTCGTAGTCTCTGTAAGTCGCAGAGGTTAGTTGGCATCGGCTCCCTCTCGTTCGGTATGTTCTCTCTTCTTGAGTAGATGCTGGAAAGGGAGGTGGgaggaagaaggaggagataCAACATACGTATCGAACCAGTGTCCCATGACACCGCGAGCCGACCCAACACCGCCAATCTGTATCCCCTCGCTCCGCCACCGCGCGTGGCCGTTGAAAACGGAGAAGGTCGTCCACCTCACCTCGCCCTCCTTGGTCATCCGAACCGTGCCTTCAGTAGCCAATTAGAATCAGTCGAAATTTAACGGAAAAAGCCACATGAAAAAAGGGGCCTTCCACCGTGAAGTAGCCAGGATCTTTCTTACAAAGAAAGGAAGACGAGGAAAACTTACCGCGAAGTTGCGAATGCGCATTCTCATCCCACGAATCATCAACCGACCGCGACAACCCATGAAAATGCACTACAGGCAGCTCCTTCCCATCCTCCTCCCCGGGCGGCTGCACATCAACAACATACATCTTCATCAAGATAATCCTCGTCGCCTCCCCGACGTCCAGCGGCGGCCGCGGCACCTCGATCGGCGGCGGCTCCTCTCCGATCGGGAAATTATAGTGgaagaaatcgttatagtCGATGAAACAAACCACCCTCAACCACGTGCCCGCGACGCCGTACGGGTCCTCCAGATCCAAATCCCGGATCCCTCTCCCCGGCGAGGGCACGTAACTCCCCGACCACGAGCCCGCAAACGGCTTCTCCCAGAGGTTGGAAAATACCTTTGCGGTGAGACGCTGCGATCTGATGTTGCTCCCCAGCACGATCATGATGGCCTCCATCTTTTCCCAGTCCACCCGCCCCGAATCGTCGTCTCGAAAGGGCCCCCATTTCGTGCGCGTCGTGTACTGTCGCATGTCGTAGACCTTGCACGCGGCGTAGGGGTATACCCGCGAGGACCGCGTGCGGCCAAAGTTGAAGATGGGGCGGCCGTAGAGGCAGTGGAGCTTTGCGCTCTGTTGGTGGATGTCGTCGGCGGTTGGGTCCGCCAGCCGGGAGGAAGAGGACGATGACTGCCGGCGGCGGCTGCTGCTTGTCGGGCGTGCTACGTCGCCGCGCGCGCGGTCAAAGATGTGAGAGCGACACAGAAAAGCCACCCGCGCGGGCTCGTCGCGGAAGAAGTTGGCTAGGGCGGCGGCGTTGCGGGAGACGGCGTGGGTGCCTGTGTCGTTTTGCGTCTCGCCTGTCGGGGAGGCATGTTGTAGCAGCCTGTTGACGACGTCGGATACGAAGGGGAGGAGGTCGCGGGACTAGTTAGGGTAGCGCAGATGAGAACGGGTTCATGATATCCCATATGCCTTTACGATAGTGAAGGGAGGCAAGGGAATCTCTCTCACCTTTTCGTTGAAACTATCCCCGGCGCAAACGAGACCGAGTCTCACGAAATCGTGCAGTTCCCTCTCCCAATCCAGCCCGGTCTGCCTAGGTGTGTCCTATTCGAGAAATCGCGAATTAGGCCATTTCCTTCCTCTCCAATGCGACGCAAGACAAAAGGTAATTGCGGGACGGGGGGTTTGTTCTATACAAGAGCATTCAAATACACGTCCTTGGAAAGTTTCTGATTCCCCTTGACGTAGGAGTGCAAGAACCGACATGTGCGGGGCAGACGTCCGAGGTCGCGGGGCTCGAGGCCCGAAAAGATGTGATGGAGGATCTCTGCCGGCAGCAGGTTGATATGCAGCACctgatgctgctgctgctgcggcggcggctgcgGCATCTTGGGCGACGACGATGGGTACGGCGACGCCCTATCGGATTCAAGCATCTGGAGGGTGGAGCTTATCGCGCCGCGGCGGGTTGCGATCTTTTGCGTGTTGTATGTTCACAACTCCCTCAGAGAGGAATGCGTCGTTGAGAAATGGACAAGTGGTTTGGGGAACAAGCTCCTGAACGAGGGGCCGGTCAACGAGTCACGACGAGAAGAAACATTTCTTGGGGTAGGTAGCAAAGCAATGAAGGTGGGAAGAATCGAGCAAGGTAAGGCAGGACAAGGCAGGTAGACAAACAGCGGATCGGAAGCTTAAACTTACGTCGTCCACCCGGTTGGTCAAACCGCCCACGCAAACCTCCCACGCGGGTCACGAACCACATGCAGCGTTCGTGCGGGGAGAACTGCAGGGTGTACGGCGTTTGGAGCAGGTACCTATCCGAATCTATGTAAGGGCCGGCAGGGCGAGCGCGCGTGGGTACCGCCTGCCTGCGATCCGTGAAGCTCCCCCCGCGCCTGAAGTTCTGCACTTTGGTCAACCCCGGAGCTCAAGGGTGTGTGAGCTTCCGGCGTATCAGCGCGGTGGAGAATGGCGGACACTGTGTGTTATGCAGACAAAAGTGTTATTGCCTCTGAGATTGGTTCGTCGGAGCCCTGACGAACAGCTCTCTCGACCGAGGTTGCCCTACGGATACCTACCTCTCTGGCAGCGCAGCAGTTCCTCGGTTTTCCGACCGTCCCGTCCCCTAAAGCACATATTCTCTGGAACGTCAAGAACCCCTCTCCGTGGAGCCCTATCAAGAAGAGTCACCAGGAGTCAGTATAAGTCATCATGACGTAAGGCAAGGTAGAGAAGATCActacttaccttacttacctAAGACAACGATCAACAGGCGCTATCAGAGTCCATGCCTTAGCCCCGCACTCATCGGAGCCGGGAAGTGGGCCCCGCCCGGCTCCGGACTCGGGAGGCCTAATGTCCAAAGCAAACGGAAGCGGAGCATACGATCCACAAAATTTCAACTCGCCAATATCACCGGCGTTCCCTTGGCAGACGGCTCTCTTTCACAGCGCCGGGCTTGCATCAGGAAACGTCAGAGCCACCTCTCCGGCGCAAAGAAAGTCACCGGCAATTCCCGAGCTACGTGATCTCGGATAGGTGGGATTTCCAGTCCCTCAGACATCCCACGTTCCGCGTCCTTACCTAAGTCGGTTTTCTCTTTTGGCAGCAGGTCGTCTACCGCGACCTGGAAATGGTATGGCGCCGACATGTATCAGACATTGCAATGGAACCTGGCATGTGGTCAGGCAAGATTATATTCATCAGTGTACTCTCTCCGAGACCCTACTTTTTCCGTCTCAGCGCTAATGCTGAAATGCCACGAAGAATCCATCGCGCTGTGGTAAGACGCGCGCATCATGGGGGTATAGATACAGTACAACACACAAGAAGGAAAGAAAATGCTCAAGCTGAATGTCCATGCTGGCTCCCATTTATTCGATTTCATCGTCTGGGGCCGTCATCCTCGTGTCATGTCATCGCAAGAAGTGGTATAATATTTCAAAGTCAATCCCCCCAGTCGTCAATAAGTCGTGCCATTACCATGCGTAAGTCGTAATTAGAATGGCTTGAATGCAGTTTGGTCGTAATTTCGCTACTCGCCAGTTACATCGTGGTAGCCCCAGCGTTCAGCTGGAGACAATTATTGAGCAGATTGGCGCCTTCATGCAACAGCTCCCACCGGGTGGTTTCGAATGAGTCTTTGAGAACGAGCAGCATAGCCGTGTTTTCGTTGATGCCCTTCATGACCTTGAGCTCGTCTGGCGAGGACGCGCTCCCATATTTCAAAAGATATTCGCGCATTTGTCGTAACTGTTCCTGCTTGGATGTCGGGGGCGGAACATCGGGGCAGGGACCTTCCAGGGCGAATCCGTAACACCAAACAACAAGGGCAGCAAAGTATAGAACCCAAGGCCTGTTGAGGAGTACGTCGTCTCGTGCAGTGTACGGCTCATCGTACTTGAAGCCGTTGGGCTGATGTGCGTGGCCGCCATCGGGTATGAGAACAGAGCTGATGAACTTGAGAGCGTAAAAGGTTGCGTCGCGAGCCTTGGCGGTTGGTGCCCAAATGTCCTTCATTCTCCGTTGAGCACTATTGAGATCTTGCTGCCCAATAGCTCGCCCAAGAAGCCGCTTTGCTCTGGCAAAGATTTGACAGTCGACAATGTCAACGTGCATTGCCATATGTGCAAGATGATGCAGTACGGTACGGCTCTCGAAAACGACGTTGGCGTCATTCTTCTTCGCCGAGTCGTAGCGGTATGGGTCAGAAGAGCCCTCCGTTCTTGTGAGGGACTTGTCGAAATCTTCCTTCCAAGCATCAAAGGCCCTGGTCAGTGTTCCCCGCCATTTGTCTCTGCCGCCCAGTGCCTGAGACACGCCACCGCCAAGAACGTTGACCTGAAGGTCTCTTTGATTCATATGCCAACTAACGCTGAGAAGACCGGCCATGAGGACCATGCGACCAAATGGATTGGTCTGCACGCCTTGACCACTGAGCGTTCGTTTGAGACCCTCCAGAAAAGAGATGGGTTTCACACCGTTGGACAGTAGATTAGACTCGACTCTGCCAACTTCCGCACCACTCGTGGCTTTCCACAAGGCCTCATCGCAGGGCAGAGGCAGCCTCATTTCGTGCGTGACCATAACCGTAGAGTGGCCAAACATGGTAGCATGGATGGAGTCAATGACAAAAGCAGCAAACGCAGCTCGTCGTGTCGACTCGTTAGTGATCCAGTGATTCCACCACTCGTCTGCGGTGTGGGCCATGCCGGATGCTGAAGAATGGCGTGAGCTGTTTGTCTTGTCATCTCGAGGGTTTGGTGGCGAGTCGAGAGACGATTTGCCAATGAGAGACCTTCCACGGCGCATCAGGGTGATTGTGGTTGCGTGGTGGATGTGGGCTCGCTCGTGCAGCTCTC of Colletotrichum lupini chromosome 8, complete sequence contains these proteins:
- a CDS encoding thioesterase superfamily protein, which produces MGIPSQFKSVFEAKAGEERIQAWLNLDKDDAGNFKFGNLQNWMGALIPSISLLSTSLAPTPRATFAFTVLPEHCNRAGNLHGGAAATLFDSLTTMPLALVNDKPGYWQFLGVSRTINCSYLRPAPNGEECLVECEIVQIGRTLCQLRGTLTRRSDGVVLATCEHHKFNTDPPASKL
- a CDS encoding Pex2/Pex12 amino terminal region codes for the protein MEFMTALRGSFDDQKPSLFELISEQQLNSLLPPTIRYLLTIATQRYPRYLLRALNSFDELYALLMLLVERHYLKTRGGSFTENFYGLKREKALHAEIPRASASAPAVVRDTLKLGTKDIWMNLAVAVGVPYLQRKLDEGYEVNAPRALLGAAYTQMPPNPTLKQRFLHYYRWFLRNIYPSVNAAYYFALLSFNLAYLFDNSKYHNPFLWLIGTRMRRMTGADYQAIDALTSGGGKANGKPGAPPGWRSLFSPREMGPRLLSSLSLLLPMSIFALKFLEWWHASDFAKQLSRKASETLDLPPPVVSGLGAGKGGAGRAGAAATGKGKEKAVSGDDESADAAVPAAETAPIATPSLLPIYTVTAPEDSALCPICEDPIVTPTACQTGIVYCYTCIHRWVEGLHPMQEDFMGDKEGKWESGQGRCAVTGRRVLGGTEGLRRIMV
- a CDS encoding F-box domain-containing protein; the protein is MLESDRASPYPSSSPKMPQPPPQQQQHQVLHINLLPAEILHHIFSGLEPRDLGRLPRTCRFLHSYVKGNQKLSKDVYLNALDTPRQTGLDWERELHDFVRLGLVCAGDSFNEKSRDLLPFVSDVVNRLLQHASPTGETQNDTGTHAVSRNAAALANFFRDEPARVAFLCRSHIFDRARGDVARPTSSSRRRQSSSSSSRLADPTADDIHQQSAKLHCLYGRPIFNFGRTRSSRVYPYAACKVYDMRQYTTRTKWGPFRDDDSGRVDWEKMEAIMIVLGSNIRSQRLTAKVFSNLWEKPFAGSWSGSYVPSPGRGIRDLDLEDPYGVAGTWLRVVCFIDYNDFFHYNFPIGEEPPPIEVPRPPLDVGEATRIILMKMYVVDVQPPGEEDGKELPVVHFHGLSRSVDDSWDENAHSQLRGTVRMTKEGEVRWTTFSVFNGHARWRSEGIQIGGVGSARGVMGHWFDTDYDPHGPCGPSAYFKVSDRAPGPKDGDDKKIDIHDFLPIMDFDAELASNEDDDEDFVVGEWGEDDDDDGGEIDDEELVEDLAALAAPDSELMDLVLGGHHLIEQ